One window from the genome of Paraclostridium sordellii encodes:
- a CDS encoding GNAT family N-acetyltransferase → MEKIFLETDRLILRQISENDFNDIANILQDIEIMYAWEKSFSDDEVLEWINKNIDRYKSDGYSYFLAIDKINKKVVGVMGPLIENINGREFIGVAYILNKESWGIGYATEGIKECIRYIFENTVAEKVIAQIRPENKSSIKVALRLGMELEGEFTKLYEGKHMKHLIYSIKK, encoded by the coding sequence ATGGAAAAAATTTTCTTAGAAACAGATAGATTGATATTAAGACAAATAAGCGAAAATGATTTTAATGATATTGCTAATATATTGCAAGATATTGAAATTATGTATGCTTGGGAAAAATCTTTTTCAGATGATGAGGTACTTGAATGGATTAATAAAAATATAGACAGGTATAAAAGCGATGGATATAGTTATTTTTTAGCAATAGATAAAATAAACAAAAAAGTTGTAGGGGTTATGGGGCCTTTAATAGAGAATATAAATGGTAGAGAATTTATAGGGGTAGCTTATATACTAAATAAAGAATCATGGGGGATAGGATATGCAACTGAAGGAATAAAGGAATGTATAAGATACATTTTTGAAAATACAGTTGCAGAAAAAGTTATAGCTCAAATACGACCAGAAAATAAATCATCAATTAAAGTAGCGTTAAGATTAGGCATGGAATTAGAAGGAGAGTTTACAAAATTATATGAAGGTAAACACATGAAACATTTAATATATTCTATAAAAAAGTAA
- a CDS encoding sensor histidine kinase, giving the protein MRCQVLDEVANNITILLSNVESIGNNIVVDSKLVDILSISKEKLYISSDKSKENYDYVENLLMDQVFKYGKFNMKPELYIVGENGLSYGTYSKNKYNLNSIKSEKWYKEIISADGKTVLINTYKDEKGIGPYKNILKMGRVIKDLITNETLGVLIIDISETMLYDRYSNLLDRGTYIYIVDSKGNIISSKDKRLIGKNYKNNVKGKNVNDKNIEIASNIDSYGWSIIQEIPSNIMSEVSNQIAQRTFYIIALISIPALIITYKISSWITKPILNMKDKMEEVMKGNLNANVDVDRDDEIGQLQNSFNTMVKQLDTSIKDIKKYEKQKRVAELSFLQAQINPHFLYNTLSGIRFLISMNKTDIAEDMIYRFTKLLRSILPKASEMVTLEEEIENIKNYSELQKMRYPECFDISYEMDESIKDFKVPSFILQPIVENAILYSMEKENNKGKISLKCYKSTKGIRIVVEDNGVGMSKDKLENVLNKEASINRVGVINVHERIQLNYGLEYGLKVESMEGKGTKITFILPK; this is encoded by the coding sequence ATGAGATGTCAAGTATTAGATGAAGTTGCTAATAATATAACAATTTTACTATCTAATGTGGAAAGTATAGGAAATAATATTGTTGTAGATAGTAAACTGGTAGATATACTTTCTATATCTAAAGAAAAGCTTTACATAAGTTCAGATAAATCAAAAGAAAATTATGACTATGTAGAAAATTTACTTATGGACCAAGTTTTTAAATATGGAAAATTTAATATGAAGCCAGAACTATATATAGTAGGAGAAAACGGTTTAAGTTATGGTACTTACTCTAAGAATAAATATAATTTAAATAGTATAAAAAGTGAAAAGTGGTATAAAGAAATAATAAGTGCAGATGGTAAAACAGTTCTTATAAATACATATAAAGATGAAAAGGGAATAGGACCTTATAAAAACATATTAAAGATGGGAAGAGTTATAAAAGATTTAATAACAAATGAAACTTTAGGAGTACTAATAATAGATATAAGTGAAACTATGTTATACGATAGATATTCAAATTTACTAGATAGAGGTACGTATATATATATAGTGGATTCTAAAGGAAATATAATATCTAGTAAAGATAAAAGATTAATAGGAAAAAATTATAAAAATAATGTAAAGGGAAAAAACGTAAATGATAAAAATATAGAAATTGCATCTAATATAGATTCATATGGATGGAGTATAATTCAAGAAATACCTTCAAATATAATGTCAGAAGTATCAAATCAAATAGCTCAAAGAACATTTTATATAATTGCATTAATTAGTATACCAGCATTAATAATTACCTATAAAATTTCATCTTGGATTACTAAGCCTATTTTAAATATGAAAGATAAAATGGAAGAAGTAATGAAAGGAAATTTAAATGCAAATGTAGATGTTGATAGAGATGATGAAATTGGACAACTTCAAAATTCATTCAATACCATGGTAAAACAGTTAGATACATCTATTAAAGATATAAAAAAATATGAAAAACAAAAAAGAGTAGCAGAGTTGAGCTTTTTACAAGCGCAAATAAATCCACATTTTTTATACAATACATTAAGTGGTATAAGATTTTTAATATCTATGAACAAAACAGATATAGCCGAAGATATGATTTATAGATTTACAAAACTATTAAGAAGTATATTGCCAAAGGCTAGTGAAATGGTTACTTTAGAAGAAGAAATAGAAAATATTAAGAATTATTCTGAACTTCAGAAAATGAGATATCCTGAATGTTTTGATATAAGTTATGAAATGGATGAAAGTATAAAAGACTTTAAAGTACCTTCTTTCATATTACAACCTATAGTAGAAAATGCAATTTTATATAGTATGGAAAAAGAGAATAATAAAGGAAAAATTAGTTTGAAATGTTATAAAAGTACTAAAGGAATAAGAATTGTTGTAGAAGATAATGGAGTAGGTATGTCTAAAGATAAACTAGAAAATGTATTAAATAAAGAAGCTAGTATAAATAGGGTTGGAGTAATAAATGTACATGAGAGAATACAATTAAATTATGGTCTAGAATATGGACTAAAAGTAGAAAGTATGGAGGGAAAGGGAACTAAAATTACTTTTATACTTCCAAAATAA
- a CDS encoding C40 family peptidase codes for MDVNQLVAIKLLNAVGQLNSRNSSYSNGQPDLFGAMLENAMGNFGGGTCPHCHGNNNQQLLDKLDTLNTLLSSINNARLNSNKDNVSTVSEQIKTPTKQINSNENKSVNFNNIGNIKSSNKDAAVRLIESKIGNQYVWGATGPNTFDCSGLVQYVYKNALGKNIPRTAYEQSKVGLPIKQKDLQVGDLVFFDTMGKGRVSHVGMYVGNNEFVHAANEKDGIKKSKLTGYYQTHFKGARRP; via the coding sequence ATGGATGTAAATCAATTAGTTGCAATTAAACTTTTAAATGCAGTTGGACAATTAAATTCAAGAAATAGTTCTTATTCAAATGGTCAGCCTGATTTATTTGGAGCAATGTTAGAAAATGCAATGGGAAACTTTGGAGGAGGAACTTGCCCTCATTGTCATGGTAATAATAATCAGCAATTACTAGATAAATTAGATACATTAAATACATTATTAAGTTCTATAAACAATGCTAGGTTAAATAGTAACAAAGATAATGTATCTACAGTAAGTGAACAAATAAAAACACCTACAAAGCAAATAAATTCAAATGAAAATAAATCTGTGAATTTTAATAATATAGGTAACATAAAATCTAGTAATAAAGATGCAGCAGTTAGATTAATAGAAAGCAAAATTGGTAATCAATATGTATGGGGTGCTACAGGTCCAAATACTTTTGATTGTTCAGGATTAGTTCAATATGTTTATAAAAATGCTTTAGGTAAAAATATACCTAGAACTGCTTATGAACAAAGTAAAGTCGGACTACCTATAAAGCAAAAAGATTTACAGGTTGGAGACTTAGTATTCTTTGATACCATGGGAAAAGGTCGAGTAAGTCATGTTGGAATGTATGTTGGCAATAATGAATTTGTACATGCTGCTAATGAAAAAGACGGAATAAAAAAATCAAAATTAACAGGATATTATCAAACTCATTTTAAAGGAGCTAGAAGGCCATAA
- a CDS encoding NifB/NifX family molybdenum-iron cluster-binding protein: MKVCIPIYDERRFQLYQDINNAPNIIIFDTDNNEYIVKDTSKNTLGEIIQFLIDKNISRVISNVKNDNHHKYMSCKDIVIYKPNLNGNAFFNMDLFMVNELKIDKREH, encoded by the coding sequence TTGAAAGTATGTATACCTATATATGATGAAAGAAGATTTCAACTATATCAAGATATAAATAATGCTCCTAATATAATTATATTTGATACAGATAATAATGAATACATTGTAAAAGATACTAGTAAAAATACATTAGGGGAGATAATACAATTCTTAATTGATAAAAATATATCTAGGGTTATATCAAACGTAAAAAATGACAATCATCATAAATATATGTCTTGTAAAGATATTGTAATATACAAACCTAATTTAAATGGAAATGCTTTTTTCAATATGGATTTATTTATGGTTAATGAACTAAAAATAGACAAAAGAGAGCATTGA
- a CDS encoding NupC/NupG family nucleoside CNT transporter, with amino-acid sequence MSIILNILGIIVLLGGLYLVSSDKASVNKKLIGKALLIQFILALFLVKFPIGRTVVQVVSDFVTNVLSYGVEGLTFVFGPLADGSSGFIFAISVLGNIVFIGALVGALYYLGVINLVVKIIGGAIQKVLGTSAVESLVAVANMFLGQTESPILVSKYLHLMTTSELMLVLISGMGSMSATVLMGYVGMGIPMQYLLIAGALVPLSSIIVSKILIPETQHEEVVEKVEMDRKGAHTNIMSAISEGASNGMQMAFGIGAALIAITGLVALVNGALGVVGLSLQQILSYLFAPLGFLMGLDSSHALTAGQLLGSKMVLNEFIAFGDLGKIIKTLDPRTALVMSISLAGFANISSIGICISGISVFCPERRTEISEIAFKGMIGGFLVSTLSAMIVGLILLF; translated from the coding sequence ATGTCAATAATTTTAAACATTTTAGGAATCATAGTATTATTAGGTGGACTTTACCTAGTATCTTCTGACAAAGCGTCGGTAAACAAAAAACTTATAGGAAAGGCTTTGCTAATACAGTTTATCCTTGCACTTTTCTTAGTTAAATTCCCTATAGGAAGAACTGTTGTACAAGTAGTATCTGACTTTGTAACTAACGTATTAAGTTATGGAGTAGAGGGGCTTACTTTCGTATTTGGTCCATTAGCTGATGGTAGCAGTGGATTTATATTTGCGATTTCAGTTCTTGGAAATATAGTGTTTATAGGGGCATTAGTAGGAGCACTTTATTACTTAGGGGTTATAAACTTAGTAGTTAAAATAATCGGTGGTGCAATACAAAAAGTTTTAGGGACAAGTGCAGTAGAAAGTCTTGTTGCTGTTGCAAATATGTTCTTAGGACAAACTGAATCTCCAATACTTGTAAGTAAATACTTACACTTAATGACTACAAGTGAACTTATGTTAGTTTTAATATCAGGTATGGGAAGTATGTCAGCAACAGTTTTAATGGGATACGTAGGAATGGGTATACCTATGCAATATCTACTTATAGCTGGAGCATTAGTTCCATTAAGTAGTATAATAGTTTCTAAGATATTAATACCAGAGACACAACATGAAGAAGTTGTTGAGAAGGTTGAAATGGATAGAAAAGGAGCACATACTAATATAATGTCAGCTATTTCAGAAGGTGCAAGCAATGGTATGCAAATGGCATTTGGTATAGGAGCTGCATTAATAGCTATTACAGGATTAGTTGCTTTAGTCAATGGAGCTTTAGGAGTAGTTGGATTATCATTACAACAAATATTATCTTATTTATTTGCTCCACTTGGATTCCTAATGGGATTAGATTCATCTCATGCATTAACTGCAGGGCAATTATTAGGTAGTAAAATGGTTCTTAATGAATTTATAGCATTCGGAGATTTAGGTAAAATTATAAAGACATTAGATCCTAGAACTGCTTTAGTTATGTCAATTTCTTTAGCTGGATTTGCTAATATATCAAGTATAGGTATATGTATATCAGGAATATCAGTATTCTGTCCAGAAAGAAGAACGGAAATATCAGAAATAGCTTTTAAAGGTATGATAGGTGGATTCTTAGTAAGTACGTTATCAGCTATGATAGTAGGATTAATATTATTATTCTAA
- a CDS encoding sensor histidine kinase — MSSIYLILMYLLKNYVSSGIGNLLVFISVAVLVKLHSKAKITQCFVVTSIILAIKMATEMMTIFCINFTGINLQYILEHSSLRILLCYISLIIMVIIMKLLKYKYFIHKLDTKRITEKSKTVQQMLLYLSILIMSMIGIGILLLYNHSEVNYDMEVIMRIFFVLALLLILVTLLFSVINYDKRKILNDLEKNLMEKNLKQMEDSIDALRVQKHDYMNHLQIILMQMSSGKIEEAKRYILGMAECDNNVSIDFLTGNHCIDAILNTKKFKASKNGIDLTACIDSLLENIELTDSEVSSILLNIIDNAIDELKTIEKDYKYVHVEIYEEDGYYNIFIKNNGSKIKDTEKIFEMAYSSKGENRGYGLYSIKKLLEEHNCKIEVESDDMETEFWIQIPLIIR, encoded by the coding sequence ATGTCATCTATATATCTTATTTTAATGTATTTATTAAAAAACTATGTAAGTAGTGGAATTGGCAATTTACTAGTATTTATATCAGTAGCTGTTTTAGTTAAGTTACACTCAAAGGCTAAGATAACTCAGTGTTTTGTTGTAACTTCGATAATACTAGCTATAAAAATGGCAACTGAGATGATGACAATATTCTGTATAAATTTCACTGGAATAAATCTTCAATATATACTGGAACATAGCAGTTTAAGAATACTACTATGTTATATATCTTTGATTATTATGGTTATCATAATGAAATTGCTTAAGTATAAGTATTTTATACACAAACTAGATACAAAAAGAATAACTGAAAAAAGTAAAACTGTTCAGCAAATGCTTTTATATTTAAGTATTTTAATTATGTCAATGATAGGAATTGGTATATTGCTATTATATAATCATAGCGAAGTTAACTATGATATGGAAGTTATTATGAGGATATTTTTTGTGCTGGCATTATTACTAATACTGGTAACATTATTATTTAGTGTGATAAATTATGATAAAAGAAAAATTTTAAATGACTTAGAAAAAAATTTAATGGAAAAAAATTTAAAACAGATGGAAGATAGTATAGATGCTTTAAGAGTTCAAAAACATGATTATATGAATCACTTGCAGATAATACTTATGCAAATGTCTAGTGGAAAAATAGAAGAGGCAAAAAGATATATATTAGGAATGGCAGAATGTGATAACAATGTATCTATAGATTTTTTAACAGGAAATCATTGTATAGATGCCATTTTAAATACTAAAAAATTTAAAGCTTCAAAAAATGGTATAGATTTAACTGCTTGTATAGATAGTTTACTAGAAAATATTGAACTTACAGATTCTGAAGTAAGTTCTATACTTTTAAATATAATAGACAATGCGATAGATGAACTTAAGACTATTGAAAAGGATTATAAGTATGTACATGTTGAAATTTACGAAGAAGATGGATATTATAATATATTTATAAAAAACAATGGTTCTAAGATAAAAGATACTGAAAAAATATTTGAAATGGCATATTCATCAAAAGGAGAAAATAGAGGTTATGGATTGTATTCTATAAAAAAATTATTAGAAGAGCATAATTGTAAAATAGAAGTTGAAAGTGATGATATGGAAACTGAGTTTTGGATTCAAATTCCTCTAATTATTAGATAA
- a CDS encoding ClC family H(+)/Cl(-) exchange transporter, which yields MEALSEEIKEHKRYSNKFKIKIVFESILVGCIAGFIVSLYRLCSSYAGSISIDIYKFMLDHTSYIIFGILVFATIGYIVGYSVEKDPMISGSGIPQIEGCIKGKLKILHSFRILVSKFINGVLAMGAGLSLGIEGPSIQLGASFAHGISQKFKLEKTEQMILYSSGAGAGLAAAFNAPFAGVMFTLEEVHKSFSPILFVTSIAACVSSDLMTWVFLGEAHTIIVGKVLDIPAKYYIVLIILGILIGFCGVIYNKGLLQTMKIYSKIKLSLRYKMIIPFMFAIGFGMLLPQVLGGGDKLMNNIFSTGITLKLAIILLVGKYIFSLISFAPGTPGGILFPVLTLGGLVGVIFSKLSIIILGLDPAFINNFILLSMAGMFSSVVRAPITGFILVFEMTGSLTQLGPIIVVCGVAYLVANLLECPPIYDSLLENKMKIQEKVEKTKVS from the coding sequence ATGGAAGCTTTAAGTGAGGAAATAAAAGAACATAAGCGTTATTCAAATAAGTTTAAAATTAAGATTGTATTTGAAAGTATTTTGGTTGGATGTATAGCTGGATTTATAGTTTCACTATATAGGCTTTGTTCTAGTTATGCAGGATCTATAAGCATAGATATATATAAATTTATGTTAGATCATACTTCATATATAATTTTTGGAATACTAGTATTTGCTACTATAGGTTATATAGTTGGATATTCTGTTGAAAAAGACCCTATGATATCAGGTAGTGGTATTCCACAAATTGAAGGATGTATAAAAGGAAAATTGAAAATTTTACATTCATTTAGGATATTAGTAAGTAAGTTTATAAATGGAGTATTAGCTATGGGAGCAGGACTATCACTTGGAATAGAGGGCCCATCTATACAGTTAGGAGCTAGTTTTGCACATGGAATATCACAAAAATTTAAATTAGAAAAAACAGAACAAATGATATTATATTCAAGTGGAGCAGGAGCAGGTTTAGCAGCAGCTTTTAATGCCCCTTTTGCAGGTGTTATGTTTACTTTAGAAGAAGTTCATAAAAGTTTTTCGCCAATACTATTTGTTACATCTATAGCTGCATGTGTTAGTTCAGATTTGATGACATGGGTATTTTTAGGTGAGGCACATACAATTATAGTTGGAAAAGTTTTAGATATACCAGCAAAGTATTATATAGTACTGATTATACTAGGAATTTTAATTGGATTTTGTGGAGTTATATACAATAAAGGGTTATTACAAACTATGAAAATTTATTCAAAAATCAAGTTAAGTTTAAGATATAAGATGATTATACCATTTATGTTTGCTATTGGGTTTGGTATGTTGCTACCACAAGTTTTAGGAGGTGGTGATAAACTGATGAATAACATATTTTCAACAGGAATAACCTTAAAACTAGCTATAATTTTATTAGTTGGGAAATATATATTTTCTCTCATTAGTTTTGCTCCTGGTACTCCTGGGGGGATATTATTCCCAGTGTTAACTTTAGGAGGATTAGTTGGAGTTATATTTTCAAAATTGTCTATTATTATTTTAGGATTAGATCCTGCATTTATAAATAATTTTATATTGCTTTCTATGGCAGGTATGTTTTCATCGGTAGTTAGGGCTCCAATTACAGGCTTTATTTTAGTATTTGAAATGACAGGTTCTTTAACTCAACTAGGACCTATAATAGTAGTTTGTGGAGTAGCATATTTAGTAGCAAATTTATTAGAATGTCCTCCAATTTATGATTCTTTACTTGAGAATAAGATGAAAATACAAGAAAAAGTAGAAAAAACAAAAGTATCCTAA
- a CDS encoding YczE/YyaS/YitT family protein, which produces MKYSIKNIVRLIIGLLVCAFGIVLTINANLGLSPWDAFHHGLSKNLGITMGQASMLLGILVIIIDIILGENFGLGTILNMFLIGIFMDFFMLNNIIPISKTLISGIFMLLSGMFIIGLGCVLYIGAGYGSGPRDGLMIAIQKKTNKPVKMIKMCIESFALIFGFLLGGSIGFGTVITTLVFGIFIQYAFDICKFDTKKVIHRYIVDDLRYIKAKTLKSQKEIYSVENIIDENIEK; this is translated from the coding sequence ATGAAGTACAGTATAAAAAATATAGTAAGACTAATTATAGGATTACTTGTCTGTGCATTTGGGATAGTTTTAACTATTAATGCAAACCTAGGACTATCACCATGGGATGCATTTCATCATGGACTATCTAAAAATTTAGGAATTACTATGGGACAAGCGAGCATGCTATTAGGAATTTTAGTAATTATAATAGACATTATATTAGGAGAAAATTTTGGTTTAGGAACGATTCTTAATATGTTTTTAATTGGAATATTTATGGACTTTTTTATGTTAAATAACATTATACCAATATCAAAAACCTTAATATCTGGTATTTTTATGTTACTTTCAGGAATGTTTATAATCGGACTAGGTTGTGTTCTATATATTGGTGCTGGATATGGAAGTGGACCAAGGGATGGTCTTATGATAGCTATTCAAAAAAAGACTAATAAACCTGTTAAAATGATTAAAATGTGTATAGAATCATTTGCTCTTATATTTGGATTTTTATTAGGCGGTAGTATAGGCTTTGGAACTGTAATTACAACTTTAGTATTTGGAATTTTTATACAATACGCATTTGATATTTGCAAATTTGATACTAAAAAAGTTATACATAGATACATAGTGGATGATTTAAGATATATAAAAGCAAAAACTTTAAAAAGTCAAAAAGAAATATATAGTGTTGAAAATATAATTGATGAAAATATAGAAAAATAA